TCCGATCCGGGTCGAAAGGGCTGCTGCGGTTGCCGACCTCGCCATGGGCACGGGCGATGAACTCTGGGCCGTGATCGGGTGGAATTCGCAGCCCGGCGACTGGTCGAAAGAGCGCGCCACGGAAGTGTTTGAAGCCGCGGTCCGCTACTGGCGTGACTGGAGCGCGGGCCTGAAGGTTGATGCGGCCGAGGCTCGTGCCGCCGCGCTACGCCGCTCGGCCATCACGGTCCACCTGCTCACCTGCGCGGAGCACGACTCGGCCGCAGCCGCCCTCACCACTTCCCTGCCCGAACGCATCGGCGGCGATCGCAATTACGACTACCGCTTTGCCTGGGTGCGCGATGCCTCCCTCTCCCTGGCCCTGCTGGCCCACCTGGGAAAAGTCGGCGAAGTGCAGTGTTACCTCGATTGGCTCTGTGATCTGGATTCGGGTACCGACGCGCCGTTGCAGGTTTGTTACCGGCTCGATGGGAACACCCGGCTCGTCGAACTGGAACTATCGGCCGTGCAAGGCTACGCGGACAGCCGGCCGGTGCGCTACGGCAATCGCGCCGTCAAGCAGCGCCAGCTTGGTTCGCTCGCCTTCTTTGCCGACTGCGCCAGCATCTACCTCGAGAATGACGGACCGTGGAAGGACAAACACTGGAAACTGCTGCGGCGCGCGGCCGACTACACCTGCACCCATTGGGATCTGCCCGAGAACGGCATTTGGGAACTTGGCGTGGAAGCCCACTACGTCGCAGGTAAGGTGATGAGCTGGGTGGTGCTCAAACGGGCCGAAGAAATCGCCCGGCGCACCGGTCGCGGCGAGCAGGGAGAACTGGCCCGCTGGCGTGCGGTTGCCGACACGATCCATGCCGAGGTTATGGACAAGGGGTGGAACGAAGACCGCAACTCCTTCGTCCAGCGTTATGGCTCCGACGCATTGGATGCGGCCGCGCTGCTCATTCCCCTGATGGAGTTTCTGCCGGCCGGCCATCCGCGCGTGACCGGCACCCTGGCAGCCATTGAACGGGAACTGGTCATCGACGGGTTGGTGTAC
The nucleotide sequence above comes from Verrucomicrobiota bacterium. Encoded proteins:
- a CDS encoding glycoside hydrolase family 15 protein; the encoded protein is MNPADHLPISFPPIHRHGVIGDRRTGALVAADGTINWFCVPNFDGPPLFGMVLDQEDGGFCRFGPARAVLGRQRYLPETAALVTAWRGITREDRTLELTDLMAWPTGERPHSAHDQRVILRRLQAREATAVRFEVQPRWEFQGRAQDVRLVPGGATFSFPAGQLAVWASFPIRVERAAAVADLAMGTGDELWAVIGWNSQPGDWSKERATEVFEAAVRYWRDWSAGLKVDAAEARAAALRRSAITVHLLTCAEHDSAAAALTTSLPERIGGDRNYDYRFAWVRDASLSLALLAHLGKVGEVQCYLDWLCDLDSGTDAPLQVCYRLDGNTRLVELELSAVQGYADSRPVRYGNRAVKQRQLGSLAFFADCASIYLENDGPWKDKHWKLLRRAADYTCTHWDLPENGIWELGVEAHYVAGKVMSWVVLKRAEEIARRTGRGEQGELARWRAVADTIHAEVMDKGWNEDRNSFVQRYGSDALDAAALLIPLMEFLPAGHPRVTGTLAAIERELVIDGLVYRFEPNATLGGAQLPVGKFEGAFLPATFWFAHALAKAGRADEAEAILIRCEAIAGELGLFAEAADARRQTFLGNTPLLFAHVEYVRAAREVAEAKARGGIKDSGKEKTHAH